From the genome of Candidatus Methylomirabilota bacterium, one region includes:
- a CDS encoding DinB family protein: MRDAVDALGLARTLIDYNEWATERLLRAAHRVPDDVFSQMLPGAGHGSIFGQLRHIAWVQLNYLAGLEGQGSDPAEIAAQLKASVDLETREGIRDAFVRGHEGLRAFAAGLTAERWAEPQRLWPGKMPLGIYVMQAILHAQHHRGETAALLTELGYSPGDLDFIFFAFERPGA; the protein is encoded by the coding sequence ATGCGCGATGCGGTGGACGCCCTCGGCCTCGCGCGCACGCTGATCGACTACAACGAGTGGGCCACCGAGCGACTGCTCCGCGCCGCCCATCGCGTGCCCGACGACGTCTTCAGCCAGATGCTGCCGGGCGCGGGGCACGGCAGCATCTTCGGCCAGCTCCGCCACATCGCGTGGGTACAGCTCAACTACCTCGCCGGCCTCGAGGGCCAGGGGTCGGATCCCGCCGAGATCGCGGCGCAGCTGAAGGCCTCGGTGGACCTGGAGACGCGCGAGGGCATCCGCGACGCGTTCGTGCGTGGACACGAGGGCCTGCGCGCCTTCGCCGCGGGGCTCACCGCCGAGCGCTGGGCCGAGCCGCAGCGCCTGTGGCCGGGCAAGATGCCGCTCGGCATCTACGTGATGCAGGCCATTCTCCACGCCCAGCATCACCGGGGCGAGACGGCCGCGCTCCTGACCGAGCTGGGCTACTCGCCGGGCGATCTCGACTTCATCTTCTTCGCATTCGAGCGCCCGGGCGCTTAG